Proteins from a genomic interval of Macrobrachium nipponense isolate FS-2020 chromosome 33, ASM1510439v2, whole genome shotgun sequence:
- the LOC135203002 gene encoding glutathione S-transferase-like isoform X2: MEKGEKEMSTYHLVYFNMMGQGEPIRWILLAAEVDFSEEIINVFSDWKDRKEDYDWGNVPVLMVDGNQLHQTTVISRYLGEAHDMISKDLWTVTRQQELVEGVHDITYILSDLFVARLRQDVAQQTNMYNKAKGRLPITFMNVERAITEEGWIYSDVVSENFKLSSSSRSQLWKV, encoded by the exons AAATGTCTACGTACCACCTAGTGTACTTCAACATGATGGGGCAGGGCGAACCGATCAGGTGGATCCTTCTGGCAGCCGAGGTGGACTTTTCCGAGGAGATAATTAATGTGTTCAGTGACTGGAAGGACAGAAAGGAAG ACTACGACTGGGGCAACGTCCCAGTCCTGATGGTGGATGGCAACCAGCTACATCAGACCACTGTGATATCGAGGTACCTGGGGGAAGCACATGACATGATCAGCAAGGACCTGTGGACGGTGACCCGTCAGCAGGAACTGGTAGAAGGTGTTCATGATATTACCTACATTCTGTCAGATCTCTTCGTCGCCAG actTCGTCAGGACGTCGCCCAGCAAACGAACATGTATAATAAAGCGAAAGGAAGGTTGCCCATCACCTTTATGAACGTAGAGAGAGCCATCACCGAAGAAGGGTGGATTTACTCAGATGTGGTAAGCGAGAACTTCAAACTTTCGTCAAGTTCAAGGTCGCAGTTATGGAAAGTGTAA
- the LOC135203002 gene encoding glutathione S-transferase-like isoform X3: MSTYHLVYFNMMGQGEPIRWILLAAEVDFSEEIINVFSDWKDRKEDYDWGNVPVLMVDGNQLHQTTVISRYLGEAHDMISKDLWTVTRQQELVEGVHDITYILSDLFVARLRQDVAQQTNMYNKAKGRLPITFMNVERAITEEGWIYSDVVSENFKLSSSSRSQLWKV, from the exons ATGTCTACGTACCACCTAGTGTACTTCAACATGATGGGGCAGGGCGAACCGATCAGGTGGATCCTTCTGGCAGCCGAGGTGGACTTTTCCGAGGAGATAATTAATGTGTTCAGTGACTGGAAGGACAGAAAGGAAG ACTACGACTGGGGCAACGTCCCAGTCCTGATGGTGGATGGCAACCAGCTACATCAGACCACTGTGATATCGAGGTACCTGGGGGAAGCACATGACATGATCAGCAAGGACCTGTGGACGGTGACCCGTCAGCAGGAACTGGTAGAAGGTGTTCATGATATTACCTACATTCTGTCAGATCTCTTCGTCGCCAG actTCGTCAGGACGTCGCCCAGCAAACGAACATGTATAATAAAGCGAAAGGAAGGTTGCCCATCACCTTTATGAACGTAGAGAGAGCCATCACCGAAGAAGGGTGGATTTACTCAGATGTGGTAAGCGAGAACTTCAAACTTTCGTCAAGTTCAAGGTCGCAGTTATGGAAAGTGTAA